A segment of the Leptidea sinapis chromosome 21, ilLepSina1.1, whole genome shotgun sequence genome:
AGTTCAAAGTTAATTGTTTCATCTGTTGCTTCTATTGATACAAAATTAGATAGTGTTCCTTTGTAGTTTGTTGAGAATGTCCAGTCAAATGGCTTTTTTTGCTTTGTTGCATCTGgtcttaaataaaaagttacatGGTTGATCAATAcaccaaattattatatattcccaatacaagtgtcctaagataacttactgggaagtctcaaccattaaaatgtatatgcaatctttgaaataaacaaaatttatttattattgttatcattttatcaCAACTCAAGACAAAAGGATATCTGGTGTGGGATATCTAGCCAATTTTTGCTGACTAAATCCTACCCCAATAACAGGCTACAaatcataaaaagaaatataataatctcTTAAGACAAGTACAGTCGAAATAACAGCCACATGAGACATGCAATGCAAGACTTGTGATAACAGTTGTATTAGCTGTTTCATTTCGACTGATTACCTACCTAACTTATGTATATAAACAGCCTaacattgtaatataataacaaaaaatatttctaaaacaaTTAAGTACCTTGATTCTTGCCAAGCTTCAGCACAAGCCACTTCAATTGCCCTCACTCCAGTTGCCACAAATTTCAAGGCATCAAGAGCATTGAATTCAATTTTTGCACCACAACTATGAGTCAGTGTAAGAACATTCTTTGGAAACACCATATCCGGAAAATGAGGTATACTTAACTCTCTGCTATATCTGGAAAAGTAAGTAAAAGTTGAGTcagttataaattaataagataactaaatcgtgtgtttatttaagtaatatgtTATAAGTTACTTACATACAGAACTGACAGTACTGATCATCATCTCTTTCACATACAAGTTTTGTGGAACACACGCTAGGCAAAATACAGCTAATGTCAAACGACACCAGCCAAGGTCCAAACTCAATTGACTTCGAATTCGTGGTATAACGTCCTGAATCAATCCGGGTATCCTATAATTGAATAGTTCgcatttttaaagttttgtttatgtaagtatacatagccgtatatttaaaaaaaacaaatcacgAACCTCGTCAATTAATAAGCTAGACATTGTTCCCAggtataaaacaaacaaaataatgtaccatttaatttattatattaagtaacgTTTGCAGTAACGaagaaaaactaaaaatcaATGCCGAATGCCATTTGATCACAATTATTTTGATCGCAATCACAAATGacaattcataataaaatatttgtcatttatgattctattttttttaattgtggcAGATGTGGCTTTAGTGGAAAGGTCGCCACAACTGAGCCAATGTCAGGTAAAAACTTCATATCAACTTTATATATTACCAACTAAagtaggaataaataatttcgaaaagattctttttattgtttttgttttgtttttgtacaccgACTTAGTTTATagtttcagtaacactgtccctttcggtatatccctagctaactgcagaagaatcaatggatcattttcttcttctcccattatcttattgtatcttgtatcttattgtaataaactcgcaacaaaaagacattcataaataatattagatacAAGAAATCATAAGTAATTgtaatgttaaaattttttagGATCCGTcgttattaaaattgtaaaaatgggacccttactgtaaatacatttcggatttttttttgttatgtctatgttttttattattttatgaataaataattgattacaTCTAtgtttctttatattataattaatattaaattaaatttttataaaatcgttATTGTATCATTTACAATCACCGAATTTTGTCTAGGTGACCTATATCAAGAAATTGTTATTCTCAAATTGTAACTCTGTGGAGTGTGTTGCTCTCAGCTCTGTGGTTAATTCAATATGGCCGTTTTCAGCCGGtcgatttttgttttttgtctaGTGTAAAGtgtaaagtaattttattatttttacatacacgaaacaaaaaaaaacttttacctGTAAAAAGCAAGTCAACACGTTTACTGATCACTAAACATTTAACCTACTAGAGCTATCAGAATAGTAAATAATTCAGCCATGGAAGCTCTGATACCTGTAATTAATAAGTTACAAGATGTATTTAATACCGTTGGTGCAGATGCCATACAATTACCCCAAATAGTTGTGTTGGGAACTCaggttagtatttatttatctacatatttataaaatgttttcaaaGTGCATAAATGGTTATGTAAATATCAGGCTCTGACCATTGTCCTATTCAGAAGTCAGAATTCGCACCTCGTTTGAAATCACTATAAAAATGTAGGTCGTACGATTTTGTAAGTAATACTATGTgattaatatttgttaaaaataaactttatgcatatttttctttaatgcAACTAGAACTCCCAGAACCAGTGTCTTGATAACACTGCCACATCCTTTGAAATCTTGAACGACTCTTATTTAGCCTTTGAGCCACTAAGCATTGACTGCAACCCAATAATTATGCTGGCTTCCATTATTTATCCTCCATTTTTGAGTCTTGCTAAATAATGATACCAGTACTTAACAATGCCAAAAAAAAGATCTATCAAAGgcaaaaagttattttaaattgatatcaACTCTAAGAAATTTTTCACCACAAATAtagttgtaaatataatttttttaaaaccagcCTCAATCTTGAATTTGATTTATGAGCAAACTTTTTAAACAccaaagaacttttatattttataatatgccattgacattttgaaattttattcttatcacacaagaaaaacaaaattcaaaaccaCCTGATATTTTGCAAATGGGCTTATTAACTGTTGACTCTCGGCTCATAGAAAcgaaaaaatcataataatagttgggtagagttagtaagtctttttttgGAAGATGTGTGTTTTCCTTTATGACAGGTtccaagaaaatatacaaaatacatgtaaaattcaaaagaattttgtAGAGATGttatactataacataaatgactttttaaatGTTGCTCTTGTTGGTTGCCAGACCTTGGGAAAAGTGCCTAtcctatattttaataaattgaatttttttgtaatgcATTTTAAGAGgccccactgagtttcttgttaGGTCTAAGCCATATCTTTTTGAGTGGGGGGGCAGATTGACATAGTATATGTGATGTTAAAATTCAACACTggataaaaatgtttgaaattgtatttattgtttCAGAGCTCTGGTAAGAGTTCAGTTATAGAGAGTCTTGTTGGACGGTCATTCCTGCCTCGAGGCCCTGGAATTGTAACAAGGCGACCCCTTATATTACAACTGGTATATAGCCCTAAAGATGGCAAAGAACACAGGTCGGCAGAAGAGGGTATGTCTACATaatttttccatattttctAAAACATAATCAATAGTTTGATTTATTCTGAACAAAATGTATCAGAGTGTTATAAGTTCTAACATAGTTTTCGGTTCTGGGAAACTGATCATGTGTTATGCCATGGATCGGTGTGATTTTGGTGCACTTGCCACATTCTGTCAatgagtattattttacatgtatCAATAGATTGCTTATGATTAGGAtcatttgagtgaatgtatctgaaagctattgaaacaagctgtaaaaccatgcaaaataaaccatcttatcaacaaaataaatgtcagaacttggtgagggaatagtgtgccatATTACACTTTCTGTTTCGGTATATCtcaaaaatctagtgccctggggcactgccgattttGTAAGTTTAATGAAACCTCAGACAGaaactgtgttttatttactaaataGATTCAGTTCAATGAATCAATTGAGATTTATTGAATCTCTAATTAAATTACCTTTAAATTTGACCTTGAATTAAATAGGTCAATCAACTGAACATTCTATACTATGAAACAATGTGAATAAGCTGTTCATAATGTTTGTTTATACTTTTTCAATGTGAGATCTAAAGTTTTTGTTGTGTTTAACATGCATTGTCTTGCATTTGTATTATCTCAGTGATACATGCATTGCAGTctaaaagttattaacattaataagtATTTCCTCTGATATGtgaattaatttgattttggtatttataatttactgtATACACAAAAgcctgtttttaatattatttagattagcttagttatattgtttactagctgacccggcaaacgttgttttataagtaataaaatattgcctatattatagcctgtatatcattttgttctattgtcaatagtttttgcagcacacgcaaaaataggttttcgattttacacttagtgttacaaaatagcaattttattacggatccctaattttgaaaaaatattaatataaaacatagcctatagccttcctcgataaatagactacccaacactgaaagaatcattcaaatcggaccagtagtagcagagattagcgcgttcaaacaaacaaacaaacactgcagctttataatattagtatagatagggTTCTTTAACAAGGtatataaaaagttataacAGATCAAAAAGTTATAGAGTTTAAATAATATGACCTATTTATGAAGTAAAAATAGTAGTgttttttagtatattttatcttaataatCATGATTTGATGTAAATTCCATGGCTTTATATAAAGGTAATTTATGTATGACATAGAAAGTCTACAATTGTTATATTGTCTGGGGcaacaatatttgaatatcaaacataatatttgttttatatctaCACTATGTGAGCTATAGGCCTATCgcagacgacagactatccgtgacgcactttttagtctgtgatgACGACACGCAAAAAGTTTGACAAACAAAATATCCTCTTAGATCTGATAGACCGCGCCACACTGCGCCGTACAAGTGCGCCAAAAAATATAACGTTCGCGACAACATGCGCTAACGCCGACGACGCTCACTTAATTAGGGATGGCGGTTTCCGAAAAAGattgatttttaaatcaaatcgaATCGTAAGCTGATGATTCGATTCACATATAAATCTGAGGTCTAAATGATCAACATCTAAAGAATTGATTTAATTTCCAAGTTTTAGCATTTATTATAGCATaatagaagaaaataaaaatccaTTTTATGAAAAACATAGAACATACTGTAATAAATGATCTCTTATTTATAATTcgataaattgtatttatttcacgaaaaatttaaatttcccaATGCTTTACTTAACTTACTTAGCTTAACTTTTTAAAGCAGGTTTCAAAATAATTAGCAGCTTGTTAAATTTAACagatgttttataaaatttgataaacttatttcgatataatttttgaattgaatGTTTATGAAACAGCCCCTTTAAGAATATTTCTGAAAGAATACGgtgaacccaaaattctctaTTTCTTCTTCCTTTTTTGTATCTCCAGTGCGATTACACCGCAATCTCTGTAGTTCGATTTCGTGTACATATCTACAGTTTTGCCGACAAAAAGACCGTCCGCGTCGTATGCGTTGAGTGTGTGAAATATCTGCCAAAGACTGAGCACAATGCAGACTTTTTGTGTGCCGCATAATAGCACAAAAAGTGCGTCGTTGCGATAGGCCTGAGCGTTCTGTTCTTCCTACTGTGCCTTCTGTAGAAGATTAGCTTAGAGTATTTGTTTTCTAATATTAATGGTAATACCAATGTGGGTTGGGAGTAAAGTTAATTGACaggtatatttatatactaatTATTGTCCTTCACTTCTCATCATTATAAAACCAGTAACAGCACATACCTATAAAGTAAGCAAGCTGAAATGTCTTTGTTTTACATtgaaaaatctatatttatataatagatttaagaataagagatttccacctttATAATGTCTCACAATATGTCTTGGGaggaatattccttttgccGAGCAGAAGTCAGTTAGGACCGGTTACAAAATTCCACTtgcaagtgttttttttttattaggaacaCAACCATTACTTCACAAACATTTTTGATGTTTGTGACAAACAAATGGAAGTAATGGttgataaataaaacataaatgtgcttatttattttatttatttatttatttatttattatatacagacactttatcacataatattacattatatttggtccctacactaggcgtagcctgtcctgtaggcaaccaatttacatcctaaggttaacaatatgaagagaacggtcaaaaagtgcactctgtatatgtgtgtgtgtgtacacgtgtgtgtctctgggtgtgtgtgtatgtgtgtgtgtgagggtgggtgtgagtgagtgtgagtatctgattaatcatgttacaaagtattaacattatatgaatgctaagctatcactttaagaatagcttccatgtctacataagtgagtgtgtgtaaccatctctgtattttaaatttgacctgatggaccgagcaatttttaatagaacattttaaatttaccttgttgtatGACAGTGACAGTGacagtgaaataatttaaattattaaattatttcacacctcggaaatatattattaaatcagtGTTTGCTAAAGCTTAGTGTATAATATTGTCTGTTTTCCTATTTAATGAGGAAAATATATAGCAATGGTGATCGGACATACTTTGtaaacgattattattattgaaccaCGAATCATTGTTTAAAACTATTCCCTAGAGCgatttcgcactacgtccgattaGAGTCCTATCCGTACCTGTAAATATACAGATCTAGAATACTTTGGACTTCGGACTTACGCATAAGTCCGATCGCTGATCCAAATCCAAGCAATTCAGGGGCCACTTTTTGGTAGCCGGCATTATACGCGGAGCCACAGCAGAGCATTCACGTCGTTGATCATAAGTCCTTTCAATCGGCGTCAACTTCTGGCAATGCTTTCTGCTAGTGCACTCTCTCTTGGTGGACCGGATTTTAAAAGGAGCTTTTTACAATCACGGCCCCGCTGTCTCTTTGCACTAACGCAGCTCGAAAGCTCGGATTCCGAGCGTTCATACAAACAATACTATGGCTACTTCAGTCCGTCAATAATCTTGTCCGGAGGATAAACGGTTGACGGAAAAAAGAGGGATGATGGAAGctggatctagtgcgtaaactaccatagaaataacaatatgttatgttttttaaagtgacaaccctcacttccaggattaatacacaaataaaatatgaaaaacagaattttatgaacgatgcgggattcgaacccacgacgaacccatcctagaagtgagggttatcagtttaaaaaacataacatattgtttagagttacaagagcgacatctcaagtcaatttcctaatatgcaaatattggggttgagcaggttatcaactgtaaagtagatcctgatgaagccacaacctgagagttgaacaaagcaaacagaatctTATAACgtggcggtactcgaacggttagctcagttggttagagcaccgcaGGTCGCCGGTCGtaggaacgccggaggtcgtgggttcgaatcccgcatcgttcataaaatgtttttttttttttcaaattttaggaCGTAGTGCGAAGGCGATCATaatctttataaaacatttaagctgaacaatttgttatgttttaaagtgataactctcacttctcgGAGTTTCTTTCTTTCCTCACATCTGAGAGTTCAACaaagcataaaagattttatgacgatacgtgattcgaacggttagctaaGTTGGTACAGTacacgcacggaacgcgagaggtcgtgggttcgagcccagcatcgttcataaaattttatttgggtattaatcctagaagtgagggttatcactttaaaaacataacacattgtttagatttacaagagagacatctcaagtaaatttcctaacaagcaaatattggggttcagtaggttatcaactgtaaagtagatcctgtagatgaagccaaaacctgagagtttaacaaagcatacaagattttgtgacgatacgtgactcgaacggttagctgagttggcagagcactcgcacggaacgcgagaggtcgtgggtcaAGTGCCCACATCgtttataagattttattttcaaattttatttgtgtaaattctAGCTGTACCTTCCTCAGTGTGgaattaaatgtatttgtttgtctgtttgtatgaCAATAATTTACACCATTGTTTTGGTATTCATTAATTGTATAGGTTTCATTTAATCAAAGACCTGTGTATATCTTCAGCTGCAAGAGtcagtataatttatttaaatctatctttttacatatgcattgtcattaaattacaataagtttgaatattttacaagcttatataatatatgactaCATTGTGATTGTCATTGTATCGCCACACAAGTCGGAGACTGTATCGTGGGATCAAATAGAGCTATGATTAACAGTAAACCATTATCTTGTTAGTCATCATTGGCATTACTATGGCAAATTTTGAAGATACtgcaaaataacaatttaattaaatagctATAAATTTATCAacactaaatttaaaagaaagtaaaaaaaattaaaaagagaaAAGATACAAATGAATGTTAGTGTCATCTGTGTAACTTCAATAACACATCTCTGTGTATCCAAACATTTGAATTTCCAGGAATGTATGCAAAGAAGTTGTTTACGCTATATTTAATAGCATTATAAGAAAGTCACAATATATGCCTGTTCAAAGCCAGGATTCTTATTATAGTCAAGTATTGTGGCTGCACAAGTTTAACTCTTTCAGTCACACTTTTacaataagaatatttaaaacatttctatATTAGTTTTAGCATCATCTGCAACTAGAATATCACAGAAAGTAGAAGAAAAAACTACAGATGATAAATGGCAACAAGTTCTCAGTGATGCAGatttcacaaatattttaaaaataatataattttctctCTCAATTCCGGCAACATCCTATACAAACTTTGAAAtggtattttgtaattttaattgtaataatagcTATGAGGCATTCCCTTACAAGTAAAAATTATCTCAATTACTTTTGTTCTAAAGTGCATAGTTTCTGAGCAATCGGCCACACACTTTTTTCCAATACAGCGCTTGTAATTCCACCTGGATCTGTCAGCTCAGTAAGTGATCTAAACCTTATAAAATATGGATCTGAAATTAAGTGCGAAGTTGACCAAAAAAAGCTGCTATTGTTACTGGCCTATAAGTCATTGTAGGTACCTACgtctatttataaaaataactgaaaAAATTAGTGGTCTCGAAACGCATAgggaacaaacatacaaaatcagatttttataaaatcaactagctgacccagaaaacagaataatataaaaattgcgatacaaaaatagttgtatatCATACAAGGGGTAaaatttgtcaaaaaaatatgtttaggggtgggtcacccttatcatttaggggtataaaaaataggtgTCGCCGATATGCAgacaaaatttcaaacaaattggtttagccgtttcggaggagtttggtaacaaacaccgggatatgagaattttatatattataagatttatataataattattttctattgttCAAGGTACTGTAAGTCTAGAAGAATGGGGAAAATTTTTACACACCAAAGACAGAATTTACACAGACTTCGATCAAATACGAGAAGAAATAGAGAGGGAAACAGATCGTATGGCCGGAAACAACAAGGGTATTTGTCCAGAGCCAATCAATTTAAAGATATTCTCTACAAAAGTTGTCAATCTTACTCTTGTGGATCTGCCTGGAATAACAAAAGTATgactttgtaattttttcttattgaaaaaTGTAATTATGTTTGATTTTCTAGTGCACGTttcactaattaattaattttaggtcCCAATAGGTGACCAACCAGAAGATATTGAGAATCAAATTAGGAATTTAATTATCAAACGCATAGCCAATCCAAATTCTATTATCCTTGCGGTAACAGCTGCCAATACAGACATGGCCACTAGTGAAGCTATAAAAATGGCTAAGGAGGTAGACCCTGATGGAAGGAGAACATTAGCTGTTGTTACTAAATTAGATCTTATGGATGCAGGTAATAAATGTTTCTGTTGGTTATTATATAACCTCAATATTacaatcccggtaggtgcaatcatttatatgatgaatataaatgtttgttttcgagtcatgaatgtttatttgtatttatgtatatttaagtaagtatattgttttaaatatatcgttgtcttgtacccataaacgtaaatatatatatatatatatttataacctgTGCTTTTATAACATTCAGAATTCAATGCTCGATTTGAAATTCTAACTGTTTAACGTTTAAGTACTTACatcaaaaacttttaatttgattttgttttaccAAAATATTCATTTAGTTGATTATTTATTCGATTTAAAACAGATTTTCCATCTCCGATCATATTTGTCATCAGCATAGTTTCCGTTTAGTGATATTTACTTACCTTATATTTCATAACAATGCACGAAACAAGAGTGCGGTTCTACCTTTTGGTAGTTACGCACGTTTCGTTTCGAcgaaaataagtataaaaacaaaaacaaattttcaaataaaatgttttttctaGGCACAGACGCCATCGATATACTGTGCGGGCGTGTAATACCAGTGAAACTGGGCATCATTGGTGTTGTCAACAGATCTCAACAAGACATCATTGATAAGAAGACGATTACGGTACCTAATGTTTCCTTTATATCACCTTAGATcatctatacgtctagatagactatgacagctgtgaaaacgtcgaaaaagtgtgcaattcacgcacactaacacaaagtgtcatacaaattgcgagtgtaagacgcaacttgtcacgcacactaaactaatattcctgacaTGTTTTTGTCGGTAGTCTAACATCAAGAGACTatcgagacgtataaattatctaagcatatCACTATCAGTATTACTTAGTAACTATTAgtcataatttttatgattgcAGTGTATGACAGTGAGACAGTAAAATTGTAATCTAAATCAAACAATGTCTGCTGTAATTTGATTATGTTACAATCTCTATGCATTTTTTGCAATATTTTGccaagtattttatattaaatctcATTTAATTCATTCCCAtgcagttataataatatttttcgcaAATGTTAGTGTCAAGCTACGTCTACCCCATCCTCTTAAACCtcgtctagtatcggaatactgggtgtCGAATTCTTGAGCGATTGCCATTTCAGCTCTCATATTTATGCATGGCTGTTGAGGcggtaaggtcctcgaatggcgaccacgtactggaaggcgtagtgttggtagccccccacaagatggatcgacgatctggtcaagatcgccggaataggttggatgagggcagcgcaggatcgaccgtcatggcgatctttgggggaggcctttgtccagcagtcttTTGGCTGATGAATGATGATGATTTATGCTAAATTAGTCTCCAAAAACTGGGAGTTATCAATAGGATGAGACAAGACTTCAAGTCGGCCTGTACCCTTTACGCGCATTAAGGCGCAGGTTCGACCACATGGAATATTGCACTCATATCTCTCTTGTTGCATCCCCGTATCAGCTCTTAATACTTCACTTTTTCACACGACAAACGCAAAGTTAATATCAATCTCACCAGCTGATCCCATATTATGGGTGTCCTCCACTGCGCTCCTGAATGTGCTTCCTTGCGCGgtttttccaggacgatacgacatggttattTTGAAAAAACCGTCGTACAATGccgtttttattatgtttatatttttaggtGAACAAAATTGGGACGGTCTCAATTGGatgctttttttttgttatatattaatatagtatatacataataatatacagcATTAGCtgtcaaaattattttgaagaTATGACGTGTCTATTtagtttcttaataataatatgtaatatcatTGCTttctgacaaaaaaaaaacttataattttaaagtgtgtattaaaaattataagtttaatatcACAGGATGCATTAAAAGACGAAGCTACCTACCTCCAAAGAAAATACCCAACTATTGCGACGCGCAACGGCACTCCATATTTAGCGAAGACCTTAAACCGATTGCTGATGCATCATATAAGGGACTGTCTGCCGGAACTCAAGGTAATTAAGCcgttattgacacactttggTTGGCATTATGTTTCCATTCTTATATTCTTAAGGGTATGTATACTTATTACTTCACGGAtatttccggatcacccaatgccTTTGTATCCTAATGTTGTTGTagttgtttctcattaaaacacggataaaactacattttttaaaattgaaacctagcaagatcgatttctcgccgcCGAAACTACTTGTAtactaaatatcattaaaatcgttggagttgtttccgagattcaggaTATATAGCTTCTTATATCTTCTTCTCATACatccgcttcttctctctcagagcgccatttgtttccgaagcggtagtagtatctagtagtataagaaatgagatcaaaaagaattctaaaggaatcaattttgagaaagtaaatgccttttatgcctatatatacaagaattgctcatttaaagattaAGATTAAGAAAAGgcagtaaaattataatgacCTTTATATTACCCAACAAGCTCATCTTAACCTAATGAACCGCTTATATGTAGATTATTATCCGAATCTTTGTTTCTTTTCCAGGTTCGCGTCAATGTCATGATATCCCAATTTCAATCTCTTCTCAACTCTTATGGTGATGATGTCTCTGATAAGTCACAAACGTTGCTGCAAATTATCACAAAGTTTGCCAGCGCATACTGCTCGACAATAGAGGGCACTGCGAGGAACATAGAGACTACGGAGCTGTGTGGAGGAGCACggatatgttatatatttcatGAGACTTTTGGACGAACTCTGGACTCCATTCATCCTTTAGTTGGTAATTATTTCATCGTTACATACATTATATGCAAGTAGATTGTATGCATAAAATTTCTTTCAGATATAGTAAGAgttacatttttacatttaaattcattcattaTGGCTGAAGTTAaacttgaaaaatattttaaagtgaggagcgttttgtatatattatgtctgtATTTCGTCCAGTTTATGTGGTAACTAGCCGTGTGGTGGCCTACTGGTGTTATTCAAaaagattttaaagatttttattgaacatagttatatacatattaaaaaattgttagtTTGTATGTA
Coding sequences within it:
- the LOC126970624 gene encoding dynamin-1-like protein isoform X2, with translation MEALIPVINKLQDVFNTVGADAIQLPQIVVLGTQSSGKSSVIESLVGRSFLPRGPGIVTRRPLILQLVYSPKDGKEHRSAEEGTVSLEEWGKFLHTKDRIYTDFDQIREEIERETDRMAGNNKGICPEPINLKIFSTKVVNLTLVDLPGITKVPIGDQPEDIENQIRNLIIKRIANPNSIILAVTAANTDMATSEAIKMAKEVDPDGRRTLAVVTKLDLMDAGTDAIDILCGRVIPVKLGIIGVVNRSQQDIIDKKTITDALKDEATYLQRKYPTIATRNGTPYLAKTLNRLLMHHIRDCLPELKVRVNVMISQFQSLLNSYGDDVSDKSQTLLQIITKFASAYCSTIEGTARNIETTELCGGARICYIFHETFGRTLDSIHPLVGLTRMDILTAIRNATGPRPALFVPEVSFELLVKRQIRRLEDPSLRCVELVHEEMQRIVQHCGTEVQQEMLRFPRLHQRIVDVVTQLLRTRLPATNSMVENLVAIELAYINTKHPDFHREAALVSGLLKSTDGLVEDFQYRQKPSRPAASPHMPAITDGQESKLSSQNNSESSDSPQMNGSPENRVMTPQKPVNLLPEVPSHTSRKLSDREQHDCDVIGGRSENASYSKDNPKTVDGISMMHLNGMGDLVERLIKSYFYIVRKSIQDSVPKAVMHFLVNYVKDNLQSELVTHLYKSDQAESMLNESEHIAQRRKEAADMLKALQRAGQIISEIRETHMW
- the LOC126970624 gene encoding dynamin-1-like protein isoform X1 is translated as MEALIPVINKLQDVFNTVGADAIQLPQIVVLGTQSSGKSSVIESLVGRSFLPRGPGIVTRRPLILQLVYSPKDGKEHRSAEEGTVSLEEWGKFLHTKDRIYTDFDQIREEIERETDRMAGNNKGICPEPINLKIFSTKVVNLTLVDLPGITKVPIGDQPEDIENQIRNLIIKRIANPNSIILAVTAANTDMATSEAIKMAKEVDPDGRRTLAVVTKLDLMDAGTDAIDILCGRVIPVKLGIIGVVNRSQQDIIDKKTITDALKDEATYLQRKYPTIATRNGTPYLAKTLNRLLMHHIRDCLPELKVRVNVMISQFQSLLNSYGDDVSDKSQTLLQIITKFASAYCSTIEGTARNIETTELCGGARICYIFHETFGRTLDSIHPLVGLTRMDILTAIRNATGPRPALFVPEVSFELLVKRQIRRLEDPSLRCVELVHEEMQRIVQHCGTEVQQEMLRFPRLHQRIVDVVTQLLRTRLPATNSMVENLVAIELAYINTKHPDFHREAALVSGLLKSTDGLVEDFQYRQKPSRPAASPVQRMLKHMPAITDGQESKLSSQNNSESSDSPQMNGSPENRVMTPQKPVNLLPEVPSHTSRKLSDREQHDCDVIGGRSENASYSKDNPKTVDGISMMHLNGMGDLVERLIKSYFYIVRKSIQDSVPKAVMHFLVNYVKDNLQSELVTHLYKSDQAESMLNESEHIAQRRKEAADMLKALQRAGQIISEIRETHMW